Proteins from one Aquila chrysaetos chrysaetos chromosome 5, bAquChr1.4, whole genome shotgun sequence genomic window:
- the BCL2L10 gene encoding bcl-2-like protein 10 encodes MPSSLKEETALLLEDYFQHRGGGAALPPSPTAATLRRAAAELERRERPFFRSCAPLARAEPREAAALLERVAAQLEAEGGLNWGRLLALVVFAGTLAAALTERGCGDGPRCLAAALAAYLAEERGEWLEAHGGWDGFCRFFGRHGSQPADQSSTISNAIMAAAGFGIAGLAFLLVVR; translated from the exons ATGCCGAGCTCGCTGAAGGAGGAGACGGCGCTGCTGCTGGAGGACTACTTCCAGCaccggggcggcggcgccgcgctgccccccagccccacggcggCCACgctgcggcgggcggcggccgaGCTGGAGCGGCGGGAGCGGCCCTTCTTCCGCTCCTGCGCGCCGCTGGCGCGGGCCGAGccgcgggaggcggcggcgctgcTGGAGCGGGTGGCGGCGCAGCTGGAGGCCGAGGGCGGCCTCAACTGGGGCCGGCTGCTGGCGCTGGTGGTCTTCGCCGGCACGCTGGCCGCCGCGCTGACCGAGCGGGGCTGCGGCGACGGGCCGCGCTGCCTGGCCGCCGCGCTGGCCGCCTACCTGGCCGAGGAGCGGGGCGAGTGGCTGGAGGCGCACGGCGGATGG GATGGCTTCTGTCGCTTCTTCGGCAGACATGGCTCCCAGCCGGCTGACCAGAGCAGTACCATAAGCAATGCCATCATGGCTGCGGCGGGGTTTGGAATAGCAGGATTGGCTTTTCTCTTGGTGGTGCGGTAG